From a region of the Macrobrachium nipponense isolate FS-2020 chromosome 3, ASM1510439v2, whole genome shotgun sequence genome:
- the LOC135222376 gene encoding uncharacterized protein LOC135222376, which translates to MVFEHKVCGPLEIFHEMLETGRGGDANVGEFVEDLRKKLSRTWRFARENLASSQAAMKLNFDRKSEARSFEPGELVLVLNLFQNSPSRTNFLEHDVDVGNASPVKPSPYRLNPVKRDIVDKEIKYMLEHDLIQPSGIGMKNAACTFQRLMNRVICGLEGTEIYIDDLVVHSNDWRTHILRLSKVFEELRAAGLVVNLAKCEFDKA; encoded by the exons ATGGTGTTTGAACACAAAGTATGTGGGCCTTTGGAGATTTTTCATGAGATGCTTGAAACTGGTCGAGGAGGGGATGCAAACGTAGGAGAGTTTGTGGAGGACTTGAGAAAAAAGTTATCTAGAACCTGGAGATTTGCCAGAGAAAATTTGGCtagttctcaggctgctatgaaattaaattttgataggAAATCTGAAGCACGGTCGTTTGAGCCCGGagaattagttttagttttaa atttatttcagaattctCCAAGTCGAACTAATTTTCTTGAGCATGATGTAGATGTTGGAAATGCTTCTCCTGTAAAACCGAGTCCTTATCGGCTGAATCCCGTTAAGAGGGATATAGTTGATAAGGAGATTAAATATATGCTGGAACACGATCTCATCCAACCTTCC GGTATTGGGATGAAAAATGCTGCATGTACTTTCCAACGACTTATGAACCGCGTTATTTGTGGTCTGGAAGGTACAGAAATCTATATAGATGACCTGGTAGTCCATAGCAACGACTGGCGGACACACATATTACGATTAAGTAAAGTGTTTGAAGAGTTAAGGGCCGCCGGTCTTGTTGTAAATCTGGCCAAGTGTGAGTTTGACAAAGCATAA